Part of the Triticum urartu cultivar G1812 chromosome 2, Tu2.1, whole genome shotgun sequence genome, gtcttccaacctttttggtcctcactgacaaaagggggagaagcatatgagtttgatagtcttcaagcgggtccatatgggcggttactttatgttttgcctagtgtttacaactctcgttttgatacatttggttctttgagttgtaacacttaaactcgatggtcgtctgctacttatttgctattttgtgatgcgatgataaatcccgcatgtgcgacgataaattccgcacttagatcattttgcagacatccatttttcattatgcatgtcattatcttcacatacctttcatgcatgatgaattgtcatcataagttgaagaggatctccacaagtacaacatgccatgtgcatttgcattccaaaagcaaattacttatatgcacatcttctgGGGGAGCcattgcaacttatgaagacaattccttatcctttacaatttcacatattatattccccgttgaaaacttcaactagtttgtcatcaatcaccaaaaagggggagattgtaagtgcatctagtgccacccctagttggttttggagtattgacgacaaacctagttgagggactaatgtgtttgtgagaattgcaggataacacaggtagaagtccctcattgattcggttttcctaccagagatgacccctaaaaatgtatgaagacattgaagtcaaaggtggtaagtgaagacattcaccttgaagactatgacaagagacgacattgcatgaagactatggagcgcgaagacttagatctttcgtagttctttttcttctttgttgagtcataggaaccaccgtactgttaagtggggtccaagaaaaccagtcagaatgactgaagtgatgcttaaccaaaatcatatgtcttcgagtgaagactatgagagggaatcttgttcagagttggacaagtcagctttgcttgtagcccaagtaaagttgccgtgtgtgtttgaaatctgaccgttggaacacgtgtcagttccttagtgacccatggtcatttcgaacaaatcaggtcgggttgcctagtggctataaatagcccaccgcctacaaccataaacggttggctgctcagagttaaagtacggcttttgtcgtttgagagcaaccaacctcgaagcctttgagagagaattccttgagatgataaagccctaaccacccaaagccaaagagtgttaggcatcacttaagtcttcttgtctgtgtgatctgaagacttattacacttgaggactgtgaatcctccagtcggttaggcgtcgcattctgagcatccaagagtcattgtggatcgccggtgaacgaagtctgtgaaggtttggaagtctaccttgaagacttactagagtaattgggcgaggactgggtgtccttagatcaaggggaataaggtgaagacgaggtcttctgagttgaatctcagcctctctaaccagatgtacagttgtcacaacaactggaactggtccaacaaatcattgtcttcaacgagtcactggtttcatccttccttTCCCTTTCCTTACtgttggttcttgtgaagtcattgtacgatagcatcaccatttgacttcactaagtgattacgtgtactgattggcttctcaacatcttcctacctgatccttactgcctagctgctatttgtcattgtgctttcacttcattaaatacatgactatggtttgcctagtgtagtctaccttccgctgcatgataataggtttatttctatcgtttgtcttcgaaactcacatgttttgaagactttcataaaaatcgcctattcacccccctctagtcgatcactagcactttcatgaacctctttataagggaggttctttccccacatgtatgagcatgagaataagagggacatccacgcgcgctcctccttcgccgttcgcctcgccacgcctcgtcacgacgcgccgcgggttgcgggaatgagccgagccgatgtctaaatttttgccacgcacgacgggtatacgaaaggtcacgtgggagttgaaacgtttttctgtagtggacactgaattcgaacggcgcgcctcttcggccgctacctgttcgcttcgtctcccttcgttgcttcacctcccgccgcagcctcttcgcgtccttctcttgtgcctatataagagaggtcgctcctctccagAGTGACACACCAGAAGATCCCCTTTCTCTCGCCACAAAGTTCCTGagcactgcgctgctgctacgatcttccccatcccggcttgcggcgtgcaccgcaggtcgggacagtaggcctccgaaaccgcaccttttgagtcctgtacgggagaagggtgataaggtttttggggagcgctcagcgcgactactggctgcttcatcacggacgatccggtcgctgacgactacttccccgacgacgacttcttccccgacgtccacgacctcctcgacgacatggcaggcgaggacaccgaccccaagtccagcgcttctgctgctgctgtcccgtatgTGTTCTTGTCTTTCCTGTTAAAGGTTCTGCCGTAATTCCTTGTTCTAGTCCTTATCCTACACatgttaggttctacttcatatatgctacttgctatactgtctgctttagatatgataggctatggttcatatatgcagaagctatttaccttctctctgtcagaacacatgacttgttttatctcttcTATATTAGTCATgttttatctagtatttctgttaataaaatcatttggtaaattgctcatatttccaacatatgTGCTTATTTCTTTCATCATTTGCAACAACAGCACTCATTcattactactccctctgttccgaattacttgtcttagagtTGTCtttatctagcactaaaatgagtctagatacatccatatctagacaaatccaagacaagtaattcggaacagagggagtagtacagtACCATTCATGATTCGTTGGACGCAGCGGCTTCAACACTTCCTTTTCGCATGCAATTAAACTTCGTTGACGATGCACTGAGGTAAAATACCCACAAACTCCCAATTGATTCAAGGGTGAATTCCGTATATGCCACTTAAAACTTGCCCATACCCCCATCTGACATTGGCAATTTCCCTCTGTCAAATATGCCACCAAAAATTTGCACCGCGTACAGATATGCCACTATGGCCAGTTTGACCGTTAGTTGACCGTCAAGTGgaaggtgaaaagacaattttgccCCTGACCTACACTGTAGCAACCGAGCGACACTGCAACATCTGATGCACTGTAGCGCCCACTTTTTAAAAAGGGATTTTTGTATTCGTGCCCCTAGTTGGGTCACGCTCGACTGATTTGCCCCTATTTTTTCAACAATTGCGGTTTTGCCCAGATCACTTCACTCGCCTTGTGTTTTTGCCCTTCCGGGGCGGTTCCGACCAGTGAGCAGTCGGCGACTGCTCACTGGTCGGAACCGCCCCGGAAGGGCAAAAACACAAGGCAGACTGCTCACTGGTCGGAACCGCCCCGGAAGGGCAAAAACACAAGGCAGACTGCTCACTGGTCGGAACCGCCCCGGAAGGGCAAAAACACAAGGCGAGTGAAGTGATCTGGGCAAAACCGCAATTGTTGAAAAAATAGGGGCAAATCAGTCGAGCGTGACCCAACTAGGGGCATAAATACAATTGTTCCTTTTAAAAAATGAGAATATCTGTACCGCCcactttttttcaaattttgttcactTAAAAAAAGATGTTCAATATGGGACGGAGCCTGCTGTAGCAACAATTACTGTAGCACGCGATTTTTTTAAAAACTGTGCCACCCACTTTTTCCAAATTTTGTTCACTTTAAAAAAATATTGTTGGCAACACTGCCTCCGTCGCAGTAATTGTTCACTTTCAAAAAATATTATTAAAAATTGTTCGCAATATAGAAGGACACATTTAAAAAAATCATGCGCTACAGTACGTCGCCCGCCGCACTAGTTGCTCCAGTACTGGACGCGAAAGTATTCTACGCAGTGCATTGAACGCTACAGTACTGGATCGATAAAGTTGGTGCTGCAGTGCACAAGAAAGCCCAGGGGCAAAATCGTCTTTTCACCTTTCACTTGACAGTCAACTAACGGTCAAACTGGCCATAGTGGCATATCTGTACGCGGTGCAAATTTTCGGTGGCATATTTGATAGAGGGAAATTTCCAATGGCATATGCGGATACAGACAAGTTTTGAGTGGCATATACGGAATTCACCCTTAATTCAACTTCGCACAAATTTGCAGTACAGGAATCACAAATGACCCCATGGACAAATTTGCAGTGGTACTACTATGGTGCTACTACTTGGAGGTTGGATGACAGTCGACAGATGACCACAAGGCAGTAATCAAGGCACCGGCGGCCTTGATTACTCTCCTCAGCACGGCGGATGACGCGACAAAAACCAGCTTCGGTTACCCTAATCAGCACGGTCGATGACTACACGGATCGGTCAGTCGGAGGCTGGCTGTTGAGCTGGTGCAAGAGCTGATGCGATTTATTTCATGTGGTTGGGACGTGAATCGTCCTGCTCAAGCGTTAATTAACCAACACAAGTATAGTACGCAAGATAAAAGCTTTATTAAACGATCCGTTCGTAAAAAAAGGGGTTCATTAAACGGCAATGCCTTAACAGATGCTTAAGAATCACGTAAAGGCTCGACCCCTTCCGTTCTAGAGTGTTCGCGAACACGAGCCAAATCAAATCCCTAACACTAACAACGCCTTAACGAATGGCACGTACAGGAAGTTGAGGAACACAGCAAAGCGTCAAAGCCATTTCGGCGTGCCAAACCCTAGTTAACCTCGCATCCGGTACGTTAGGTGGAGGAAGAATTGGGGCAAGCGGACGCAGCGCGTGTGTTCAAGCAAGAAGAATGGCCACCGATCAGCTGCCCACGTACGGCGGCTCATCCTCGACGCGCGCCGCTGCTAGCTGTGCTGTGCTGTGCATGCATGGTCGACACGACGACTGCGCCGTCCACGCGGCCGGTGGGTGACCACCGTTGTCCTCTTGCTCCGAACGGCAAAGCGGTCGCTCTTGGCCGTCATTCGTAATGGCGGCAGCATGCAGGTCTGTGAGTCTGTCGAAACGTGCCAGGGAGCGCGGTCCATCGGCCGCTTCGGAAACCGGGGCGTCCGGGGGTCACGGGCCGCGGCGGCCGGCATGAAGACGAGCACAGCTCGCAGATTGATCGGCGTCCACAATTGATTGATCAATTCAGCGGAGGGTTTGTCCAAGATGTTGCTCCACCAAAATCTCTCATTCCCTGCCCTAACCCTAACCGGCTAGGGCAAAAAAAAAATCCTCCAAACTTCACCAGCGAGCATGTGGATTAGCTCCGCACTGCTTGTCGCATTGGTGGTCGGTGGCGCGGAGAAGAATGCCGGTGGCTCCGCTTCGTATTAGTTTAGGTTAGGTTTTTTGTCCTTAGTGTGATGATCGGGCAGACGGTGGCACTTCTTCTTTAGGTTTGTTTTTGGAATTCAATCCACCTCGAGTTCATCCTTTTGGACATAGTCGACGTAGGTCTAGAGTATATTCCTGCCTTTTTTTGAGCGATGAGGTTAAAATTTATCATCATGTGACGAGATTTCGTGTCAGATATTTCAGATCTATGCAAGTCAACCACGACAATTGTGGCTCCAGAACCCTAGTCCATAGGGACACGTGCACAAAAACTTTCCGACAGTCATTGATAAGGTCAAACTGTCTCCGGTAGGGGAGCGGCGACAGCGGCGCGTCAATGGCTCGTTCTGGCGGTAATATTGGTCGTTTGGTTGTGTCAAAATCTTGATATAATCTTTAGGGACAATTGCATTTTTGCCCCTAGTTGGAACCTACCCACGGTTTTTGCCCTTATTTTTCGACTCTGCTTAGTTTTGCCCTTAGATTTTCCTCCTAGGTCGCCCGAATGCCCTTTGACTGTTTGACCAATACTTTGAAAATTAATAACAAATTGATATGAACTCataaaaatgcaaataagatatcaaaatgttcagataaaCATTACCTTTATGTGTAGATTTGCATTCAGGACAAATGTACCGTTTAAACAACCTAAGGTTATTAATATTATTaaaattattaaaaataaaatggTATAAAGATTTTTTTTCAGGAATAAAGATTACATGCAAATGTAGGTGACATTttccgaacatcctgatatgttatttgcatttttctgagttcatatCAACCTGTTATGAATGTTCAAACGACTTTGACCATTATTTTGAAATTTCATTACAAGTTGatatgaactcagaaaaatgcaaataagatatcaagATGTTTAGAAAACGTCACCtacatttgcatgtaattttATTCCTGAAAAAAGTATTgtttatacctttttatttttaataattttAACAGCATTAATAACCTTAGGTTGTTTAAACGGTACTTTTATCCTAAATGCAAATGACATACACATAAATGTAATGtttatctgaacattttgatatcatGTTTGTATTTTTCTGAGTTCATATCAATTTGTTATGAATTTTTAAAGTATTGGTCAAATGGTCAAGGGGCATTCAGGCTACGTGAAAGGAAAATCTAAAGGCAAAACTGAGCAGAGTCAAAAAATAAGAGCAAAACTCGTGGGTAGGTTCCAACTAGGGGCAAAAATGCATTTGTCCCTAATCTTTATTATGCTTGTGATGCTCTGTACTCCTGATGAACTTCTATAATATATTCGACCATTTTTGAGAAAAAAAATTCTCAATTGATTTCACGGAAGCTTTGTTCTACGAAGAAAAATCGATTGAGGTTTTGCTTGCCAATGGATTGAAAATGTAAATTTGAAGATGTAAAACAGGAGATATAAAATTTACATCTCTAAAAAGTGTTTTTTACATCTCTAGGAAAGAGCCAACTCCAACCGAAGATGTAAAATGGTGATGTAAAAGTGCAATTTCAACAGATGATGCAAATGAAGATGTAAACTAGTTATGCCGCCGGTGACCACCAAGCACGTCGGAGTGCCTCTGGTTTGCTCTACGGGTGACGGTTTGCAACGACGTTTGGCTCTACGGATAGCTGGGATGAGGCGCGTCCTTTGGGGCAAACGAGAGGAGTTGGGGTGGCCAAAACTCGACAGGAGCGAGCTCgacgcggcggccggagcacaACTTGCTCGGGCATGAGGCTGCAGAGCACGGGGAGGCCGGATAAAGGGCGCTACGGGCTCCCGGAAACTCCAGGAGTTCAAGTGCGTGCTCGGACGCGGCAAacatgtttttttgtttttgttttcgtGAGTACGTCAATGACATACCATATCTTTATAAAAAAAAGAAATATGTTAACAAGAGTCCTTCGATCCATGCGTACATCAATCGTTGGAGCACCCATTCTTATTTGTGGGAGCAGATTGTTAAACTCGGTCTACAAGACATCTCTGGGAAGGTGTTTAGAGCTTGGGCAATCATGTCACCTGGATGTCTGGTCGCGAACAAAGCACAGCACTTGCGCGCGGGGACGTCGCTGTCACGTGGAAGTCCGTAAGGAAGAGAAGAGCGAGGGCGGGTCGATACGCGAGAGCACGGGGACGGACACGGCCAGAGCGGCCCCAGAGCGGCGAACACGCGCCACAAACCACCAACGCAGTGCCAAGTTCACTAGGCGGCTCGTGAACCATGACCCGCCCGAGTGGTGCCGCGTCAGGCCGTCAGTTCACCCCACCACACTCCACGTACAATCTTCTCGCTTTCGCTTCTCGCCCGTGATCGATCATTCGAGCTCCTTAAATCCCCCTCCCCTGCCTTCTCGCCTGCCCCCGCACCACCCCTGCCACGCCCGCCGCTCCAGCTGCCCGGCCGTCCGTCCAGTCACCACCGCGCCGGCATTGTTTAGCAACTGGCCGTGGCGTACGTATCGATGTCTATGCCACGCGCCGGCCGGTTCCTGTTCTGCATTGCCGCCGTGGTGCTCGTCGTGGTGCCGCCGGCGGGCGTGGCCGGGCACACGCGGGGCGTGCGGCCggggcgggcggcggggcggccgTTCCCGGAGAACGCGACGCGGGCGGAGGAGCTGGAGCGGCTGTTCATGCGGTGGGTGCGCTACGTGGGCGGCCTCAAGCACAGCACCTTCCACCACGCGCCGCTCGCCCGCGCCTTCCCGTCCTACTCGCTCGTCGTCGACAAGGACCCCGCGGCCGGCGACTTCACGTCCGTCCAGGCCGCCGTCGACTCGCTCCCGACCATCAACCTCGTCCGCGTCGTCATCAAGGTCAACGCCGGAACCTACACGTACGTGCATTGCCCCTGCCCCCCTGCCTTCTGCCGTTGCCAAGCCCTGTTCCTTTGCTGCCTCCATTGGAGGCGAGCTCCGAAGATGCGTGCCTGCATCCAGCCGTCCATGATCAAAGGTTCACGGGTGGGAGGAAGGAGGCGCTTTCTGGAATCGTGGGCGTCAGGAAAAAGGCCCCACGAAGATCACACTATCACATTTTAGTGCTTCAAACTAATTTACCATTGAATACTTCGAACTACTGTGGCATTTTGGCTAAGATTTTCGCCGTGTCTTAGAATTCTGGCTTCCCACAACTTGGTTGCAGGGAGAAGGTGACGATATCGTCGATGCGCGCGTTCATCACCCTGGAGGGCGCCGGCGCGGACAAGACGATCGTGCAGTGGGGGGACACGGCGGACACGCCCGCCGGGCCGAGGGGGCGCCCGCTCGGCACGTACGGGTCCGCGTCGTTCGCCGTGAACGCGCAGTACTTCATCGCCAGGAACATCACCTTCAAGGTACGTACGTAACTCACCATCAccgccgccgtccctgctgcCAGTGCTTTGCCCGGTACGCCATACAGAGCGCGAGGTGGGTGTCCTAATTACATGCGCGCGCGCGTGTTGCGTTGGCAGAACACGGCGCCGGTGCCGAACGCGGGGGCGACGGGGAAGCAGGCGGTGGCGCTGCGGGTGTCGGCGGACAACGCGGCGTTCGTGGGGTGCCGGTTCCTGGGCGCGCAGGACACGCTCTACGACCAGTCGGGGCGCCACTACTACAAGGACTGCTACATCGAGGGGTCCATCGACTTCATCTTCGGCAACGCGCTCTCCCTCTACGAGGTACGTGCTCgccctcctcttcttcctcgaTGCCTAATGCTCCATTGCCAGACCTTCCATGCAATACTGCGCACGCAGagagagaaaaacagagcatgtaCGACACAAAAAGAGAGCCGGCAAACATCTGTGGCACGCAATGCCAGGATTTTGTTCCGTGGCCGGTTGCAGTCGCAATCTTGGCGTCTTCGACCGACTCGTCACAGCGGCTGAATCATGCATGCACACGGCCTCTTGCTGCTGTCCGTTTGTGCCCCCGGCGCCGCGACCGTCGCCCGGGCGGCCCTACACCCACATGCTCGATACACGTGAAATATTTCGGTCTCGTCTCGTGCCCACACTGTGGATCCCCATGTTTTCTGTTTTGTGTTTTCTACAGTGTTCACGAGCACGGTGGCACTAGAATCTACACTCTACAGAATGGACGTGTGACGAG contains:
- the LOC125540958 gene encoding probable pectinesterase 53, which codes for MSMPRAGRFLFCIAAVVLVVVPPAGVAGHTRGVRPGRAAGRPFPENATRAEELERLFMRWVRYVGGLKHSTFHHAPLARAFPSYSLVVDKDPAAGDFTSVQAAVDSLPTINLVRVVIKVNAGTYTEKVTISSMRAFITLEGAGADKTIVQWGDTADTPAGPRGRPLGTYGSASFAVNAQYFIARNITFKNTAPVPNAGATGKQAVALRVSADNAAFVGCRFLGAQDTLYDQSGRHYYKDCYIEGSIDFIFGNALSLYEGCHVHAIARDYGALTAQNRQSMLEDTGFSFVGCRVTGSGALYLGRAWGTFSRVVFAYTYMDDIIVPRGWSNWGDPSRELTVFYGQYKCTGPGASYSGRVSWSRELTDEEAKPFISLSFIDGTEWIRI